Below is a genomic region from Eupeodes corollae chromosome 1, idEupCoro1.1, whole genome shotgun sequence.
TTATTGTTGACAATTATGTCTCTTTTATACTTAAACTATTCATTAcacataatacaatttttattacaaagcATAGAttacatataataataatttccttacaaatcaaaatatatacaaattatgtcaatcaataacatttaaatatgtcagcattaaaataaataaataaaaacaataacacaaCTCGAAGTTGCGCTGGTCATTGCCTCCTGTTGTGTCATCAGTATTCGTTGTAGTATGTCATAGTTGCGCTGGTCATTGACTCCTGTTGTGTCATCGCTATAGTAGGTCGTCAATGCGATGAACACATTGGATTAATGCATCAGTTTTAATTGACTTTCCGCCACATTTGTGGCAATTACCACTCATTGTccttaaagattttgttttttattgttcttcaataatattgtcttttattttttcttatctgTTAATATCCactgttaatttctttttaaattacattaattttatgaaaaaaatagatttaaacttCCGAACTAAAATTTTGCAACCGATCACTTCAAATTTAAGATATATAGTCGTTGAGTTCTGTTTTTAAACTgactttatttaatatatagTTATGTCTTTAATTACCCGctaaggtaaaaaaaccatttatactCCCGTCCACTCGggcgtttcaaataaaaacacaacacgaattttttcttagttttttagacttttatttaaactttataaaatgttttaactgGAGACAATTAATTCTTAATTACagtttttaaagattaatttattgaagCTTCTGGTCCCTTACCGTGGGTCGGGGGAAACCATAGGCTTATACGAAGTTATGAATGAAATAGACGACTCATCGACTGTTACAGGCTATTTATACCCAACCGATCATCCCCATTCTAATATTCTGGAATACGATCAATACATGATCTAACGGGAATGATGGTGACACACTCGATAAGATGTGCGAATCAGCACATTTATGTTTACAGCGAGTAATTGTTTATGTTACTCGCTGGGAAGAATTTTTAtctgtttaagatttttgtcaCTGGTCATTGACGGAAGTTATTGTTTATATTGGACGGCGCCGATAGCTCGATGGCTATATCCGTCCATCACGTTAAGTGATATTGTAGGTATGGTAGTGGTGTATGTCTGTGACATAACTATATTTTTACTTAACTCTATTTTCGCTTGCAAAGCGATTAAAACGTTTTGCTTTTGCATTTGCAAGCTTTccttaaattacattaaaattattaaaatatgacACTACGCGTGCAGGAAGTGGAAAATAAGTAAGGTGCGAGAACGTGGGAAAATAAGAGGTACAAGTAGAGATAACGAATGTGGGAGAACGTGGGATAATAAGAGGTGCAAATGGAGATATGGGAATGTGGgaaatatattattaacttaTATCGAGTCATAGTCTCCAATAAATCTTCTATAGTACATGGTCAAGCCAAGGAAGCTTTTTAACTCTTTAAGAGTGTTTGGAGGAAGAATGGCTTCAATAGCTTTAACTTTAGTAGGATTCGAAAAAATTCCTTCAGGTGTAACAAGACATCGTAAAAACTCAACATTAATGCTTATAAAGtgcgttttttttagattaaccTTTAATACAGCACCCTGTAATTTAGAAAAGACCCTTTCTATATCTGACAAATGCTTTTCTTCAGTTTTGCTGAATATTATTATGTCGTCTTTATACACATTGCAGATTTTTTCTATGAGCTCTTTTAAAACGTCGTCTATCATCCGTTGAAAGATAGCAGGAGCGTTCTTTAGCCTAACGGATTCAAATTTACCGTTCATATTGGAAAATGCAGTCTTTGCTATGTCTTTTTCACTCATCGATATCTGATGGAAGCCGGATGTGAGGTCTAGGGTTGTAAAGCATTTGGCCTCGACAAGGCTTTGCTAGGGTACTGTTAATATCTGGATGGTTACACCGTTTGGCTTTGGCTTTTTTGGAACAACCCATTAGGATATGGGCTTTTGGACGGACGGATGATGTTTTCCTCCAAAAGCTCATTGACCTGTCTTTCAACCTCCTCCCGCATGCAAGCAGGATACGGATAGCTTTTTGTGTAAATAGGTTGGACTGTTGTTGTACGTATTTCAGCTCTTATGTTTGTCTTCACTTGGTCGTTCATAACCGGTCCGaataagtaattaaatttttcgcaTAAGGATTCTAATTTGGTTTTAGAAGAGGCACTTATCCTTTcattggaaattattattattaaggaGTTCACAAAAacggagtttttatttttgaaaggaaTTTTAATGCCGGATTCTATagtcaaaatgtttttctttctatCAATTATTGCTTTTAATTCTATGAGGGTGTCGTCTCCGATGGTAccatcaaacaattttaaatttggtaatatATAGAACGTAACAACCGTATCGCAACCAAGAAAAGAAAAGCATTTACCAGAAATTTTAGTGTTAACCAGGATTTTCCCAGCGGGGCTATGAACATAGAATGATTCTTCCAATGGTTGTGAAACCTGTGCCAAATCTGGtttgataacattttgttttgcccCAGTGCCAAtaagaaattgtaaaattttgccTTACTTTTTACCATACTCTAGGTATGATACACTGGTAACGAGGCTCCAGACATAACATTTTCCTCTTGTTCGGGTTGATAAGCATTAGTTGTTGTGTCGAGAACTGCGTTATAAAGTCTTTGTTGTTTCTTCACATTGTGATCGGATCCCTGCTTCTCACGTTTAAAGGGATTTTGTGGTCGATTCATGTAGTTTATATTTCCACTTTGTTCAGAACCAAGTTCCATTTTTACAGGAGGTTTAGGTCCTGTTGGTCTTAGAGGTGGGTTATAACTATTGTTTCTATAACTTGGACTCCAGGGTGTGAAATTTCGTTGTCCAGATGAATTCGTTGACCTTTGAAATCTGTTTGGAGACCTCCAAGATAAAAAAGATGGTTTCTCCGGTTTGAAGTTGTAGTGCACGGGAGTAGAAATTAAATTCGGCGATTGTACGTGCACCGAATCATTTCTGAATGTTAAATTTTGCATCTCAATGCAAGAAGAATAAGCTTCAGGAAGGGTTTTGGGCTTTTGAATCATGGGAATCTTGGATAACTCCCCATTCAACCCACGCTCAAACACATCCAGGGCTCTTTTAATATAATTCTCTATCAGAGTATTAAGAGTCTCAGTTGAGTAGGAGTCCGCCCTGATTTTGTTTATGATCAGGGAGAATTGATGAATAACACTTGCGTAGAAATCATCTATTTCTATTTTAGATGATCCCTGCTTCAACTGGTTTAATTGATGTTCCAGAGTCCTGATGTCTCTTTTGTCTGCGTTATGCAGAGAGAGAACCCTTTTAATATCCGCACATTCATTGTCAAAAAGGTTATGTGAAACAAGTGCAGAGTCAGCTTTACCTCTCACCTTTTGTCTTACGTGTTGAAGGATAGCCTTGTACAAAGGTTTATCCCTCACAATAATCTACAGTTTCCACGTTATGTATCGAAGATACATAAGCGACGGGGTTTCCGTCAATAACCTGGAGTTCTTTTCCAGAATGTGGGAGTCTTGCGATCTCCCTTAATTCTTCCTCGCTACTCGGCCCGAGTGTTAATTTTTCTAGACTAACATGTCGTAACGAATCCGATGTTAATCCTGCAGTTTCCACTGACTGCAACCTAGTCTCAAATAATTTCAGGTGCTCATTTAGAACAGAGAATACCTGTCTACCGTCACATTGCTCCATTGAACAATGCGAGTTTCAAATCCTCGCATTTGGTCCAATACAGAGTAAACTGCACCGGTAAGCTTTGTCAGGGAAGCTTGTAATTCGTCCATTTTATGGGATCAATAGAAATATAAGGAAAACAACACTTCTTAGTAAGTTCAAGTAAAGAGTTTCCTGGGAaggatatgtatgtatgtatgtgtgtagaAATATACCGAATCTATACGTTTTTTCTTGGTAATCAATGGGGTATTTAAATCACGAATCTTTGTTCTTTGTTAACACagtgaatgaaaataattattatataatatcAGGGGAATGTGGGTACGCAACGTCAGTGCAAAAGGTATCTTTTTcgtgttttgaaaatgtttgggatatttttatatacctataactttttttataatgtcttttgttcaaatataatttttattttttataatccttttttattcaaatattacagtttgtaattttttttttaattttatttaaaaattaatgaagttATATATGTTGTATATGTTATGCTTcatattaaaattcttaatttaaaataaccgCTTGGTTCTGTAGTTCATTGTTTTTGCTCCTGTTTTTCTCGTTCTTCACATCTTCTTTGTTTAAAAGTCCTCTTAGTATTTTGTTGTATTGTATGTCCTTTTATTCTTTGCTTTTATTATGATTACTTTATTcgttactttattaaaaatataaaaaatgcaatcaatacaaataaaatgcaaatgcaCAAACAGTTAATGTATGACCACTGGAGTAGACAGCTTAATTCAATCTGAATCTTAGAACTATGTAGGGACGTCAAAGAAGTTGGCGTCTTGAAATTCATATTACAGTATGCAAGATAGAATATATAAACAGTTCATTAAAAGAATCTGTTGAATTGACAAAAAGAGTGTAGGTGTAAAGTTTATTAGAATTTGATGAGTTGGTACATAACAGTGGTGAAAAATTAcgagtaactttttttttaggctaaaatatctttttttttttaattttaaaatattttcttttaatcttaATATTAACACTTTTATCTTAAAACTAATCCTTTTTAGTCAGTGGTTGAGTATCCTTATCTTGCGGATAAAGGTCTTCTTTCTTTGACTATGTGACGGGTTCCTAATGAAACATTCTCGGGAGCCTCATAGACGTCTACTTCTGAATGATGGTTTTGTCTGCAACAAAGTAGAACCTTCAAGTATTGAagatttcgaaaaatattagaattttcCTCAATAATACTAGAGCCAGAACGAATAATATAACTTCTCCTGAAATGAGAAGCAAATTAATTTTAGGTTTAACTTGAGTCTTTTGCAACAAATCATCAATATGTCGTTTTAAAACATCAATTCTGTGGGAGGCATGTTTTAATTCATCTAGACGAACATTGTTTATGTGTATCTTGTGTTAAGAGCCCTGTCTGTCCTACGAAGCTATGGAGGATATGGGCTTCCTCAAGCCAAGTATATATAATGGCTAAAGAGCCGATCTGATTAAAGCAATACAAAGAGTTTCTTCGTTTGActcccaaataaaaaaaaaaagtgaattttgtttGATCAGACTTAggctatttatacaaaataatttcccTACACACTAAGAACTTAAACCTATATTATTACTAAAACATATACATTGTATTGAATTCTAATTCTTTGGGAAGTTAATGACAGAATCAGGCAGCATACTTGCTATGTCATCAAAACCATAACCAATATGCATGCCCCTTTTACAATGCATCGAAATTCGTTCAGGCATATTTACTACACAGCATGCAGTGCGTTAAATCTTCACGAATAGGTAGATACACTTGACCATAGTAAAAGTATTCTgagacatttaaaattttattgaatacatTTTCTGGAGTGGTTGGCTATAGGAACGTGGAGTATAGATCTATGGCAATGACCTGCAATAAAATTCTTATGCAAAAAATAGTAGTGTATGCGaattaatatttgtatgtaccgtaagatgtttttaaaaagaacttccaatttaataaaaaaattcttttaattttaatctcaaACGGTTTTATTTATGAACTGATGTGTTCTTGTTGGGTAATGGTTAAAAACTGAACTTAGAAATATTGATCttacaaatatacaaatacaaatattataacaCTGTAAGTTCATAAGTAAAAGTTTTCCTACAATGTTTTAGATTGACATAGACTTCGAAAGCCTGCATCCTGTAAAGGGGAGTCTTATGTTCAAGAAATACgagagttttatttcaaaaatagtattATGTTTTGAAAGCGAGATTAAAGACAAAACGTCAAAAGAAATGCTGAAacttttgcatacaaaaatcattatgacatggcatttgccgtctgccagattgacaactataatatattaatttaattacaaagatATAACcgttttaaataacatatgtgtttaaaataaggaattatatggaaaccaataaaatttaaaattcaaataagatacagttaaaggtttgtttaatcaaaaatcttcGTTAATTATTCTTGCTCTATATCTGAGCGCAATTACACAATATTCATAAATTCTATTAACTTTCATTTGATTCAATTCGTCCAGGACTTGCTCTTCAGATAAAACATCGCTTCCAAGAACGCTTCTTCTGGTTTCTTTCAGAGTTGGGCATCTTCCCAAAAAGTGAATTACGTCTTCTCTTTCTTTCATGTTGCAAATGCTGCATTCTAATGGTACATCAGGTCTGTGAGGTATGAAGTTCAGATTGATAAGCTCGCTGCGAAGTCTGACCATTGTAGCGGTAACATTAACCTTATTAGAGtcatgaaaatagtttttctctgCCAAATTGTGATTTAATCTACTGTAAACTGTTCTGCAGATGGAACTGGAGGCTTCCGCtatatattcagctctacatttctcatcCACCTTCGAGATTACATTGTAGAAGAGAGTCTTGCAACTACCAATGTTTTCCAGGtttaaatcaaagcttaaattgCATTCTTCAGCTAGTTTTGACCACTCTCTATACCAGCTGTTTCGTTCGTGTATGGCACTGATAGCTACCTTCTTGACTAATCTGGATTCTGATAAATTGAATATGTACTGAAGAAAATCGGCTTGCAACTTCAAGGTCTTTATGTGTAAAGGTGATAGTCCTGTTTCGAGCATTACCACGTAATTTGGTGTGTTGACTGGTAAGCTAAATATCCTTTTAATATAGTGTGTCAAGAGTTTTTCCACCGTTTGAAATCTCATACATCCCCAAACTTGTGCgccatataaaagtatgctctcagatactgcttcaaataccttGTGTTTACTGCTATGCGCAATGTTTCTGTTCATGAAGCATCTTTTCCATGATATGTTAATGGCTGTTTTCGCCTTTTCTAACTTCACAGTTAAATGCTTCTGCATGCTCAAACTTCTCGTAAAAATTACCcctaggtatttgtattcgGTTACACACTCTAAGGCTTCTCCGTTAAATGACCATTTCTCGTTAGAAGCATTTCTTTCACCaccgtttttaaatatcatcacTTTAGACTTTTGCGTATTAACGATTAAGTTCCATAAGCAACAATAATTATGTAACCTGTTTATCATGAGCTGTAACGCTTCCGGCGAATACGCAAACATgacaatatcatctgcaaataataagGCTTTCATATGTGTTCCTGCGAAATCCACGCCACCAGGAAGATAATCAAtcaggtcatttataaaaagtgagAACAAAGTGGGGCTTAATGTGCAGCCTTGCCTTACTCCGGATGAGGTCACAAACCAATCTGACAACTCTGCACCATTCCATACAGCCGCTCGTGTTCCTCTATAGAGATTCTCTAGCGCACGTCCAAATTTCATCGATAACCCCGCGTTATATAGCTTGTAGAATAAGGCACCTCTATTTATTGTATCGAATGCCGCTTGAAAGTCgatgaaaaatacatataatttctttttttgagcgATAAAGCTTTCTGCAAGACTTCggagtacaaaaatattgtccatTGTAGAGTAGCCTGCTCTAAAACCTACTTGAAACTCTTTCAGTATGTTCTGAGACTTAATCCACTTGttgagccttttctgcatcatcGTTGTAAGAATTTTATATGTTGCATTCAAGAAGGAAATGCCCCGATAGTTTGAAGCATCCGCGTAtgatcctttcttatgtattgggaaTATAACAGCTTCTTGAAATTCATTTACTACCAAATTCCCCTCTATGACTTTATTGAACATCGTAAGAAGTCGATCATTAAGTGCAGAAGTGCCATATTTGTAAAATTCGGCTGGGATACCGTTTGCGCCTGCTGCTTTCCCATCTTTCAGAGTACATAACGCTTGCTCCAATTCTTGTGCAGTAAACTGCGAGTCCAATATTTCATTGGTTATACCAGGTGTTGCATATTGCCAGATAGATGGCATCATTTCTGGGTTGAGGAGTTTCCGAAAGTGTTCGGCTAGCATATTTGCACACAGATTTTTGTGTATTGGCGGTTTTTTACCATTTAGCTCCCACGCAAGTTTCCAAAACGTTGATGCATTATTACAGGAGGCCAACCTGGCCGCTTGTCGTTCCTCATACTCTCGCTTTTTGCTTTTGCACAGTTTTTTATATGTCGTATTAGCTTCGATGTATATGTTTCTAAATTGACCTTGAGGTGAGTTTCTGAAATTCCTGAGCCATGCGAATGAAATTCTGCGTGCCTTCTGgcattcttcgtcaaaccaAGGCTCTACCCTTATTTTGTTTCGTGTAGTACTTATCTGCTGCTGTGGATAAGATGCCTTAACAATTTGATCTAGCAAGCGAAAGTCCGTATTTTGGCGGTTGTGTAGATTCATGTCCAAACGTTGTCTGTATAATAAGGCTTTTGAGAGTTTCCAGTTGAGTCTAGGAAGTAATTGGTCGATGTTATTTACTACAGTTGAATGTTCAGTCATCCGTAAGGTAACGACTATCGGCAGATGGTCTGAGTATGGAAGTTCTCGCACCTCGAAATCAGTCACAAAGGGTTCCCAATCTTCGCCTATCATTGAATAATCAATAGTTGATGAACTTTGACCACCAACAAAAGTAAAATCACCAGAAACGTCACTGGGCATTGTTCCATTTGGAATTCTCAATCCAAACGAGTCACACAGTTCAATTATTCGTTTTCCTCTTGTATTGCACACTACATCTTTAGTCTGCCTATTAATTCCTTTTGCTTCGTTAATTGTTCCTGCAACTTGACCGATTCTCCCGTTCAGATCCCCAATCAGCATTATTTTCGATGAACTAATCGTATTAAATATCTCGCCGAGATTATCAAAGTCCTCATCCCAATTATTGCAATTCAAGTACAGGGGGAGTATCAAAAgggttttgttgttgatttgcaATTTAACGTACGTTAGGTGATTTTGATTGAGAAACTCACACTTCAAGTTTACTAACTCTTTTTTGTAACCAAAGTAACATCCTCCACTTGCTCTTCCTCTTGTTTGACTTCGTATTGCCGGGATCCACATAAACTTATAATCTATTAGTTTATTATCTATACTTGTGTAATTGTTCTCTGTTacaaaagtttcaaataaaaatattatgtcaaaagtgttaacaaatttataaaaatcactaaataacGCTTTATTGGTCAAACCTGACacattataagataaaatgtttaaatatttttggatactgtttgaattatttaaactaCGGCAGACGGCATTAATACTAAATACTACAATTTACACTCCCAACTGCAGCACTGGTTGTAGGCACATGAACTGTATTACCGACGTTGTTGGTTGATTGTGCAGTTTCTGTCAAGTTGTTGCTGTCACTGCATGCTGTCAGAATTTTGTTCATTAATGTCATACCAATTTCATCATCTGTTTCACATTTAAGCATGTTGTTATGGTCCAgataaaaagatttgttttcacAAATAAGTGTTTGTTCTCGAATCGTCACTTTCATGTTTTTGTTATATGTctgaatgtttgttttaatttgcaaaatacGTCTTCTTTTATCACGAGCAGCTCGAGTATAATCTCGGTGGATAGAGATTCCAGTATCCCGCAACTTGATGGCTGACCTCAATATACGTGATACATCTTCGCTGTGTTGCATTTCGACGATGACGTTCGCTACTCTTTTGTTTCTGGAGCGTATAACTTTGGTTTTGACGATTTTCGAAGGAATATTTTCCTGTAGCAGATCTAAGCACACACTTTTCGTTTTTTCAATAACATGCTGATCGTCGTCCTGAGTTGGAATATGCAGTACCAGATTCTTttcgttggattttttttctaggAAATCGATTTGCCGTTCAAGCACTTGACATCTATTCTCT
It encodes:
- the LOC129945076 gene encoding uncharacterized protein LOC129945076, whose translation is MLIGDLNGRIGQVAGTINEAKGINRQTKDVVCNTRGKRIIELCDSFGLRIPNGTMPSDVSGDFTFVGGQSSSTIDYSMIGEDWEPFVTDFEVRELPYSDHLPIVVTLRMTEHSTVVNNIDQLLPRLNWKLSKALLYRQRLDMNLHNRQNTDFRLLDQIVKASYPQQQISTTRNKIRVEPWFDEECQKARRISFAWLRNFRNSPQGQFRNIYIEANTTYKKLCKSKKREYEERQAARLASCNNASTFWKLAWELNGKKPPIHKNLCANMLAEHFRKLLNPEMMPSIWQYATPGITNEILDSQFTAQELEQALCTLKDGKAAGANGIPAEFYKYGTSALNDRLLTMFNKVIEGNLVVNEFQEAVIFPIHKKGSYADASNYRGISFLNATYKILTTMMQKRLNKWIKSQNILKEFQVGFRAGYSTMDNIFVLRSLAESFIAQKKKLYVFFIDFQAAFDTINRGALFYKLYNAGLSMKFGRALENLYRGTRAAVWNGAELSDWFVTSSGVRQGCTLSPTLFSLFINDLIDYLPGGVDFAGTHMKALLFADDIVMFAYSPEALQLMINRLHNYCCLWNLIVNTQKSKVMIFKNGGERNASNEKWSFNGEALECVTEYKYLGVIFTRSLSMQKHLTVKLEKAKTAINISWKRCFMNRNIAHSSKHKVFEAVSESILLYGAQVWGCMRFQTVEKLLTHYIKRIFSLPVNTPNYVVMLETGLSPLHIKTLKLQADFLQYIFNLSESRLVKKVAISAIHERNSWYREWSKLAEECNLSFDLNLENIGSCKTLFYNVISKVDEKCRAEYIAEASSSICRTVYSRLNHNLAEKNYFHDSNKVNVTATMVRLRSELINLNFIPHRPDVPLECSICNMKEREDVIHFLGRCPTLKETRRSVLGSDVLSEEQVLDELNQMKVNRIYEYCVIALRYRARIINEDF